The Chamaesiphon minutus PCC 6605 DNA window GATCTATAGTTTCACTTCGATATCTACACCTGCTGGTAAATCTAGTTTCATTAAGGCATCGATCGTCTTAGCAGAAGGATCTTTGATATCGATGATGCGGCGATGGGTGCGAGTTTCAAAGTGTTCGCGCGAATCTTTGTCAACGTGAGGCGATCGCAAGACACAATAGATCCGACGGCGAGTTGGCAATGGGATCGGGCCGATGGCAGTTGCGCCAGTTCTGTTGGCTGTTTCAACGATTTTATCACATGAGGTATCCAGGAGGCGGCGATCGAATGCTTTCAAACGGATCCGGATTTTTTGCTGAGTGATAGTGGCCATAGTTTTAGGTTTTAGTTGTCAAGGTACAGATTTAGATGATGAAAATAATTCATCAGACACAAAGATAGAGATACACACGAGGTATATCTCTATCTATACTTTAGGTAGTTAACCTATTTGATGATTTTGGCTACAACACCAGCTCCGATCGTCCGACCGCCTTCACGAATTGCAAAGCGCATTCCTTGTTCGATCGCGACTGGGTTGATCAGTTCTACAGTCATTTTGACCCGATCTCCAG harbors:
- the rpsJ gene encoding 30S ribosomal protein S10; amino-acid sequence: MATITQQKIRIRLKAFDRRLLDTSCDKIVETANRTGATAIGPIPLPTRRRIYCVLRSPHVDKDSREHFETRTHRRIIDIKDPSAKTIDALMKLDLPAGVDIEVKL